The following are encoded together in the Phragmites australis chromosome 19, lpPhrAust1.1, whole genome shotgun sequence genome:
- the LOC133900963 gene encoding probable BOI-related E3 ubiquitin-protein ligase 2: MAVQAQFGGLAGCLPYPPYGRLGEEQMRALKNYGALLSSAVVAGNDGYQQYQCAGVVSGAQSELTCNGGGGVLASRKRGREAELEQYVSSSSAALLPIPGMQKTMGAASRMVESAMTSTSGRPVAASASVADALVSELCQGAEIDALVRAECERLRAGLEQARKRQCQALVRAAAGAAARRLREKEAELEALRRRVADLEERLRQAAAESQAWCGLARSNEAVAAGLRASLEHLLRAAPAPAEEGFGESDPTTSPAAADGAQSCFEAKDAPVNTAAAATSPVTKWSCKACGEGEASVLLLPCRHLCLCKACEPRLDACPVCFAAKNASIRIAN, translated from the coding sequence ATGGCCGTGCAGGCGCAGTTCGGCGGTCTCGCCGGGTGCTTGCCGTATCCGCCCTACGGCCGCCTGGGCGAGGAGCAGATGCGGGCGCTGAAGAACTACGGCGCGCTCCTGTCCTCGGCGGTGGTCGCAGGCAACGACGGATACCAGCAGTACCAGTGCGCGGGCGTGGTCAGCGGCGCGCAGAGCGAGCTCACCTGTAATGGTGGCGGTGGGGTGCTGGCGTCACGGAAGCGCGGCAGGGAGGCTGAGCTTGAGCAGTACGTGTCGTCCTCGTCGGCGGCGCTGCTGCCCATCCCAGGGATGCAGAAGACGATGGGCGCGGCGAGCCGGATGGTAGAGTCGGCGATGACGTCGACCAGCGGGCGGCCTGTGGCGGCATCGGCGTCGGTGGCGGACGCACTGGTGTCGGAGTTGTGCCAGGGCGCGGAGATCGACGCGCTGGTGCGGGCTGAGTGCGAGCGGCTGCGCGCCGGGCTGGAGCAGGCGCGCAAGCGGCAGTGCCAGGCGCTGGTGCGGGCCGCAGCGGGCGCCGCGGCGCGCCGGCTGCGGGAGAAGGAGGCGGAGCTGGAGGCCTTGCGCCGCCGCGTTGCGGACCTCGAGGAGCGGCTCCGGCAGGCGGCCGCCGAGAGCCAGGCGTGGTGCGGCCTCGCGCGCAGCAACGAGGCCGTCGCCGCGGGGCTCCGCGCCTCGCTCGAGCACCTCCTCCGCGCCGCCCCGGCACCTGCCGAGGAGGGCTTCGGCGAATCCGACCCAACCACCTCCCCCGCTGCCGCGGATGGCGCGCAGTCCTGCTTCGAGGCCAAGGACGCGCCGGTgaacaccgccgccgccgccacgtccCCGGTGACTAAGTGGTCCTGCAAGGCGTGCGGCGAGGGCGAGGCGTCGGTGCTGCTGCTACCGTGCCGTCACCTGTGCCTGTGCAAGGCGTGCGAGCCGAGGCTGGACGCCTGCCCCGTCTGTTTCGCCGCCAAGAACGCCTCCATCCGCATCGCTAACTGA